In the Helianthus annuus cultivar XRQ/B chromosome 11, HanXRQr2.0-SUNRISE, whole genome shotgun sequence genome, one interval contains:
- the LOC110935680 gene encoding uncharacterized protein LOC110935680 codes for MHIKHIHQLTTHTHTIAMDQITHRFVQVNGLKLHVAEIGLESSPVVIFLHGFPEIWYTWRHQMIAVAKAGFRAIAPDFRGYGLSESPAEPEKATFADLIKDTASILDSLNISKVFVIGKDFGAIVTYPFALQHPEKVAGIVTIGLPFMPPGAFTTEFVLPEGFYPRRWQEPGRAEADFGRFDVKTVVRNVYILFSQSELQIANENQEIMDLVKPSTPLPSWFSEEDLEAYAALYEKSGFRTALQVPYRGLGFGSLRDANLSMLAKWWWRFTTEKDNLWRRVIWSIHHNNRSWAPIPAKVSVAGPWKQIVGIRDCLSRVGINLSESIWSRVGCGSKTAFWLDFWIGDSPLYIGFPLLFALESDRSCRVSDRVSWGIDVLNVSWAWSRSILSDSEQQELSDLLLLLCDFNGGEGLDTWVWKYDNSGVFSVASIKITAATESNPVPGYGFHWNKLVPKKVGIVSWRALSERLPTRVALAARNIQIADTRCLLCEEYDETSDHLFVACQFTQSIWLIVAQWCRSQPTFAFSLKDILEAHNAVHGSKKKKLVLNAIAQVVIWCVWRMRNEVLFGQASPSVSKVVEEVKSMAFLWIKNRAGSSNWSWNDWRSFSLNITMDMVGSEVQNPKVEVPTTMIMGEADYVLKIPGMGEYIRSGEVKKYVPNQETIYVPHGSHFLPEQFPEKVNELVLDFLNRHKHLVAV; via the exons ATGCATATAAAACACATCCACCAGTTAACAACACATACCCATACTATAGCAATGGATCAAATTACACACAGATTTGTGCAAGTGAATGGGCTAAAGCTTCATGTAGCTGAGATCGGTTTGGAGTCATCTCCAGTGGTGATTTTCCTTCATGGGTTCCCAGAGATATGGTACACTTGGCGCCACCAGATGATCGCGGTCGCAAAGGCTGGTTTTCGAGCTATTGCACCCGATTTTAGAGGATACGGGCTGTCCGAATCGCCTGCTGAACCCGAGAAGGCTACCTTTGCTGATCTTATTAAAGATACTGCGTCTATTCTTGATTCTCTCAACATTTCTAAG GTATTTGTGATTGGCAAAGACTTTGGAGCAATTGTTACGTACCCATTCGCTCTCCAACACCCAGAGAAAGTAGCTGGAATTGTCACAATTGGTTTGCCATTTATGCCTCCAGGTGCCTTCACGACTGAATTTGTCCTCCCAGAGGGCTTCTACCCTCGAAGATGGCAG GAACCCGGAAGAGCTGAAGCTGATTTTGGTCGGTTTGATGTTAAAACTGTGGTGAGAAACGTCTAcattttgttttctcaaagtgAACTGCAGATAGCGAATGAGAACCAAGAGATCATGGATTTGGTTAAACCGTCAACTCCGTTACCCTCTTGGTTTAGTGAGGAGGATCTTGAAGCGTATGCGGCTTTGTATGAGAAGTCCGGATTTCGAACCGCACTCCAAGTTCCTTATAG AGGTTTAGGTTTCGGTTCGTTACGGGATGCAAACCTATCTATGCTAGCGAAATGGTGGTGGAGATTTACGACGGAAAAGGATAATTTATGGAGAAGAGTCATTTGGTCAATTCATCACAATAATAGGTCATGGGCTCCTATTCCGGCCAAGGTATCGGTGGCTGGTCCATGGAAACAAATTGTCGGTATTCGGGATTGTCTAAGTCGGGTCGGGATTAATTTGTCGGAATCGATATGGAGTAGGGTGGGCTGTGGATCAAAAACAGCATTCTGGCTCGATTTCTGGATTGGAGATAGTCCTTTATACATTGGTTTTCCATTATTATTTGCTCTCGAATCTGACCGGTCCTGTCGTGTGTCCGACCGGGTCTCGTGGGGCATTGATGTGCTGAATGTATCATGGGCATGGAGCCGTTCCATCTTGTCGGATTCAGAACAGCAGGAATTATCCGATCTTCTGCTGCTTCTGTGCGACTTTAATGGAGGTGAGGGCCTGGACACTTGGGTGTGGAAGTATGACAATTCAGGAGTCTTCTCGGTAGCTAGCATAAAAATCACTGCCGCTACTGAGTCGAACCCGGTCCCGGGATATGGTTTTCATTGGAATAAGCTTGTTCCAAAGAAGGTGGGTATCGTTTCTTGGCGTGCTTTATCGGAACGGCTACCGACTCGTGTAGCTCTGGCAGCAAGGAACATTCAAATTGCGgacaccaggtgcttgttatgtGAGGAATATGATGAAACTAGTGATCATCTTTTCGTGGCTTGTCAGTTCACCCAGTCAATATGGCTTATCGTGGCTCAATGGTGTAGATCCCAACCTACTTTTGCATTCAGCTTGAAGGACATTTTGGAAGCCCATAATGCTGTGCATGgttcaaaaaagaagaaattgGTGCTCAATGCTATAGCCCAGGTAGTCATTTGGTGTGTATGGAGGATGCGAAACGAAGTTCTTTTCGGCCAGGCATCTCCGAGCGTTTCTAAGGTCGTTGAAGAAGTCAAATCGATGGCTTTTCTCTGGATTAAGAATCGTGCGGGATCCTCTAATTGGTCTTGGAATGATTGGCGAAGTTTTAGTTTAAATAT AACGATGGACATGGTTGGGTCCGAGGTGCAGAATCCAAAAGTCGAAGTTCCAACAACGATGATCATGGGTGAGGCGGATTATGTGTTAAAGATTCCTGGAATGGGTGAATACATAAGGAGTGGAGAGGTGAAGAAGTATGTGCCGAACCAAGAGACAATATATGTCCCTCATGGTTCTCATTTTCTTCCGGAGCAATTCCCTGAAAAGGTGAATGAACTCGTGCTCGACTTTCTCAATCGCCACAAGCATCTTGTAGCAGTTTAG